From a region of the Falco cherrug isolate bFalChe1 chromosome 9, bFalChe1.pri, whole genome shotgun sequence genome:
- the FOXI2 gene encoding forkhead box protein I2: MHAFGPPAQPPAHARELLDAAACPGIYPPGRPRPPPAANPYLWLGGPAAPCLPAAPCPPGSAGAERRWPALPPPQECPRPARPPYSYSALIAMAIHSAPGRRRTLSQIYQYVAENFPFYRRSKAGWQNSIRHNLSLNDCFKKVPRGEDDPGKGSYWTLDPNCEKMFDNGNFRRRRKRRAEAGAAEGAGGSGGGPRPPCPAAAAPLYGRAGAQA, from the exons ATGCACGCCTTCGGGCCGCCCGCCCAGCCGCCGGCCCACGCCCGGGAGCTGCTGGACGCGGCGGCGTGCCCCGGCATCTAcccgccgggccggccccggccgccgcccgccgccaaCCCCTACCTGTGGCtcggcggccccgccgcgccctgcctgcccgcagccccctgcccgccgggctccgcgggcgcggagcggcgctggccggcgctgcccccgccgcaGGAGTgcccgcgcccggcccggccgccctACTCGTACTCGGCGCTGATCGCCATGGCCATCCACAGCGCGCCGGGCCGGCGCCGCACGCTCAGCCAGATCTACCAGTACGTGGCCGAGAACTTCCCCTTCTACAGGCGCAGCAAGGCGGGCTGGCAGAACTCCATCCGCCACAACCTCTCCCTCAACGACTGCTTCAAGAAGGTCCCGCGGGGCGAGGACGACCCGG GCAAAGGCAGCTACTGGACGCTGGACCCCAACTGCGAGAAGATGTTCGATAACGGCAACTTCAGGCGGCGGAGGAAGCGACGGGCCGAGGCCGGCGCGGCCGAGGGCgccggggggagcggcgggggcccgcggccgccctgccccgccgctgccgcccccctCTACGGTCGCGCCGGGGCCCAGGCGTga